One region of Bosea sp. 29B genomic DNA includes:
- the ligD gene encoding DNA ligase D, with amino-acid sequence MANLDLYRSKRDFSRTREPKGAASRRKAAQRGAFVIHKHAARRLHYDLRLEHDGVLWSWAVTRGPSLDPGEKRLAVHVEDHPLEYGSFEGTIPEGEYGAGSVIVWDEGKWIPEGDPVRGMEKGHLAFALEGHKLGGHWHLVRLKPRRGEKRDNWLLIKVDDEFARDDEDILETAPDSVKSGRSVEEVGEDPGGDIWSTDEKPAKGRKLKVAKSKAAKAKPAKAKPAKTTLASHSAKAEGERLPRFIEPCLATLLDKPPGGDAWLHEVKFDGYRLQARISAGKVRLLTRTGLDWTERFGDRIADALAAMSCETALIDGEVVALGENGISSFSALQAALSDGETANLVFFAFDLLHLDGEDLRAEPLLARKERLEELLKAAGQDAPLRYSEHFVEPGQTMLRHACRMGLEGVISKRAEAPYRSGRGRDWIKSKCTQRQEFVIAGYVPSKASPNQLGSLVLGYYEDRELKPAGRVGTGFTRNLAAALKKKLDAIAAKASPFKGEAGRERGIVWVRPELVAEIAFGAWTASKTLRHSSFLGLREDKPAQEVIEEKPVKAGTKAPRAVKSAGKRAPVRGTTVTLRNPQKPLWPDIGFTKQGLLDYYASIWERMAPFVIERPLSLLRAPDGVGGQVFFQKHAGAGLHKSVSRMKDKDGEELLFIRDFDGLAALVQLGTVEVHVWGAKVDAVDMPDQVIFDLDPDMGVPMERVREAALAVRQRLDELGFESFLKTSGGKGFHVVLPLQPKADWNEVKGFARDFAKAMEQAEPKLYTATLSKKARKGRIFIDYLRNGRGSTAIAPFSTRVRPGAAVAMPVAWELLERDLAPDAFKAPEVTKKGPPDDAWAAFFKPKRPLKR; translated from the coding sequence ATGGCCAATCTCGATCTCTATCGTTCGAAGCGCGATTTCTCCCGCACCCGCGAGCCGAAAGGTGCTGCCAGTCGGCGGAAAGCTGCCCAGCGTGGCGCCTTCGTGATCCACAAACATGCCGCGCGCCGCCTCCACTACGATCTCAGGCTGGAGCATGACGGGGTGCTCTGGTCCTGGGCGGTGACGCGGGGTCCAAGCCTCGATCCCGGCGAGAAGCGCCTCGCCGTCCATGTCGAGGACCATCCACTGGAGTACGGCTCGTTCGAAGGCACGATTCCGGAGGGCGAATATGGCGCGGGCTCCGTCATCGTCTGGGACGAAGGCAAGTGGATTCCGGAGGGCGACCCCGTTCGCGGCATGGAGAAGGGCCATCTCGCCTTTGCGCTCGAAGGCCACAAGCTCGGTGGCCACTGGCATCTCGTCAGGCTGAAGCCCCGCCGCGGCGAGAAGCGCGACAACTGGCTGCTGATCAAGGTCGACGACGAGTTCGCCCGCGACGACGAAGACATTCTCGAGACCGCGCCGGATTCGGTGAAATCCGGCCGCAGCGTCGAGGAGGTTGGCGAGGACCCTGGCGGCGATATCTGGTCGACTGACGAGAAGCCCGCGAAAGGCCGTAAGCTCAAGGTCGCAAAGTCCAAAGCTGCCAAGGCAAAACCCGCCAAGGCAAAACCTGCGAAGACCACGCTGGCCTCCCACTCGGCGAAAGCCGAGGGCGAGCGGCTGCCGCGCTTCATCGAGCCCTGTCTTGCGACCTTGCTGGACAAGCCGCCTGGCGGCGATGCCTGGCTGCACGAGGTCAAGTTCGACGGCTACCGACTGCAGGCACGAATCTCCGCCGGCAAGGTCAGGCTGCTCACCCGCACCGGACTCGACTGGACCGAGCGCTTCGGTGACAGGATTGCCGATGCCCTCGCAGCAATGTCCTGTGAGACCGCGCTGATCGACGGCGAAGTGGTGGCATTGGGCGAGAACGGCATCTCCTCCTTCTCCGCCCTGCAAGCCGCCTTGTCGGATGGCGAGACTGCGAACCTCGTCTTCTTCGCCTTCGACCTGCTCCATCTCGATGGCGAAGATTTGCGGGCGGAACCGCTGCTTGCCCGCAAGGAGCGATTGGAGGAGTTGCTGAAGGCTGCGGGTCAGGACGCGCCGCTGCGCTATTCCGAGCACTTCGTCGAGCCGGGCCAGACCATGCTGCGCCACGCCTGCCGGATGGGGCTGGAAGGCGTGATCTCCAAACGCGCCGAGGCGCCCTATCGCAGCGGGCGAGGACGCGACTGGATCAAGTCGAAATGCACGCAGCGTCAGGAATTCGTCATCGCCGGCTATGTCCCGTCGAAAGCCTCGCCCAACCAGCTCGGTTCGCTCGTTCTCGGCTACTACGAGGATCGTGAGTTGAAGCCAGCCGGCCGCGTCGGCACCGGTTTCACCCGCAACTTGGCGGCGGCGCTGAAGAAGAAGCTCGACGCCATCGCCGCGAAAGCCTCGCCCTTCAAAGGTGAAGCTGGCCGTGAGCGTGGTATCGTCTGGGTCAGGCCCGAGCTCGTCGCCGAGATCGCCTTCGGCGCCTGGACGGCCTCGAAAACCCTGCGGCATTCGTCATTCCTGGGCCTGCGAGAGGACAAGCCGGCGCAGGAGGTGATCGAGGAGAAGCCCGTCAAGGCTGGAACGAAGGCGCCCCGAGCGGTGAAGTCGGCAGGCAAGCGCGCACCCGTTCGGGGGACCACCGTGACGCTCAGGAATCCCCAAAAACCGCTCTGGCCCGATATCGGCTTCACCAAGCAGGGTCTGCTCGACTATTACGCCAGCATCTGGGAGCGCATGGCGCCCTTCGTTATCGAGCGACCCTTGAGCCTGCTGCGGGCGCCCGATGGTGTCGGCGGGCAGGTCTTCTTCCAGAAGCATGCCGGTGCCGGGCTGCACAAATCCGTCTCGCGGATGAAGGACAAGGATGGCGAGGAGCTGCTCTTCATCCGCGATTTCGACGGGCTCGCCGCATTGGTCCAGCTCGGCACGGTCGAGGTCCATGTCTGGGGCGCGAAGGTCGACGCGGTCGATATGCCCGACCAGGTCATCTTCGATCTCGATCCCGACATGGGCGTGCCAATGGAGCGTGTGCGCGAGGCAGCGCTCGCCGTGCGTCAGCGCCTCGACGAACTCGGCTTCGAGAGCTTCCTCAAGACCTCCGGCGGCAAGGGCTTCCATGTCGTGCTGCCGCTGCAGCCGAAGGCGGATTGGAACGAGGTCAAAGGTTTCGCCCGCGACTTCGCCAAGGCGATGGAACAGGCCGAGCCGAAGCTCTACACAGCGACCCTGTCGAAGAAGGCGCGCAAGGGCCGAATCTTCATCGATTATCTCAGAAATGGCCGCGGCTCGACCGCGATCGCGCCGTTCTCGACGCGGGTCCGTCCCGGCGCTGCGGTCGCCATGCCGGTCGCCTGGGAGCTGCTGGAGAGGGATCTGGCGCCTGACGCCTTCAAGGCGCCGGAGGTTACTAAGAAGGGCCCGCCCGACGATGCCTGGGCCGCCTTCTTCAAGCCGAAGCGGCCCTTGAAGCGTTGA
- a CDS encoding helix-turn-helix domain-containing protein translates to MLHRPDAFNARCPTRQVLDRIGDKWAVLVLILLEQETLRFNELRRRIDSISQKMLSQTLKSLERDGLISRRAFPTVPVTVEYSLTPLGRTLAGTVAALTQWAEAHIGEVEAAQRRYDRGEIAA, encoded by the coding sequence ATGCTCCACCGCCCCGATGCCTTCAACGCGCGCTGCCCGACGCGGCAGGTGCTCGACCGCATCGGCGACAAATGGGCGGTACTGGTGCTGATCCTGCTGGAACAGGAGACTTTGCGCTTCAACGAGTTGCGCCGGCGGATCGACTCCATCTCGCAGAAGATGCTGTCGCAAACGTTGAAGAGCCTGGAACGGGACGGGCTGATCTCGCGCCGGGCCTTCCCGACCGTGCCGGTCACAGTCGAATATTCGCTGACCCCGCTCGGGCGCACGCTCGCCGGCACGGTCGCAGCGCTGACCCAATGGGCGGAGGCTCATATCGGCGAGGTCGAGGCGGCGCAGCGGCGCTATGATCGCGGCGAGATCGCCGCCTGA
- a CDS encoding Ku protein, which translates to MAPRPAWKGYLKLSLVSCAVELTSATDHSEKVSFRVINRKTGNTVQRQYIDSVSGKSVDSDDEVKGYEIGGDEYLLIEEDEIDAVQIESSHTLSIEQFVDRAAIPQIYFDQPYYLSPSDEVSEEAFAVIREAMAKQKKAGIARIVLYRRERPVMIEPFDKGLLLTTLRYDKTVRQPDEVFDGLRKGKLDAELVDLATHIIDKKEAKFDPSGFEDRYEAALLELIAAKRKGKKPPVAKPAERPSNVVNLFEALKKSLGEENDSPSKSSARGKKPSGTRKSTKKTAAGKARKSA; encoded by the coding sequence ATGGCGCCCCGGCCGGCTTGGAAGGGCTATCTCAAGCTCTCGCTGGTGTCCTGCGCCGTCGAATTGACCTCGGCGACCGACCATAGCGAGAAGGTTTCCTTCCGCGTCATCAACCGCAAGACCGGCAATACCGTCCAGCGGCAATACATCGACAGCGTCAGCGGAAAGTCCGTCGATTCCGACGACGAGGTCAAGGGCTATGAGATCGGCGGCGACGAATATCTGCTGATCGAGGAGGACGAGATCGACGCGGTCCAGATCGAGAGTTCGCACACGCTCTCGATCGAGCAGTTCGTCGACCGGGCCGCGATCCCGCAGATCTATTTTGACCAGCCCTATTATCTCAGCCCCTCCGACGAGGTCTCGGAGGAGGCCTTCGCCGTGATCCGCGAGGCGATGGCGAAGCAGAAGAAGGCCGGCATCGCCCGCATCGTGCTCTATCGCCGCGAGCGGCCGGTGATGATCGAGCCCTTTGACAAAGGCCTGCTGCTGACCACGCTGCGCTACGACAAGACTGTGCGCCAGCCGGATGAAGTCTTTGACGGCCTGCGCAAAGGCAAGCTCGACGCGGAGCTGGTCGATCTCGCCACCCACATCATCGACAAGAAAGAGGCGAAGTTCGATCCCAGCGGCTTCGAGGATCGCTACGAGGCGGCGCTGCTCGAGCTGATCGCCGCCAAGCGCAAGGGCAAGAAACCTCCGGTCGCGAAGCCAGCAGAGCGCCCTTCCAATGTAGTCAATCTGTTCGAGGCGTTGAAGAAGAGCCTCGGAGAAGAAAACGATTCACCTTCCAAGTCGTCCGCTCGCGGCAAGAAGCCGTCCGGTACCCGCAAGTCGACGAAAAAAACCGCCGCCGGCAAGGCCAGGAAGAGTGCCTGA
- a CDS encoding methyl-accepting chemotaxis protein translates to MKKLASLWLPISNRLAIVGLAIFAAAIAASVIVSIRAADSAMRERAQASLTVNINLLRDILTAKGEPRLEGDKLYFGSELVNGNFAAVDKVKALSGGTATVFMGDTRVSTNVQKPDGGRAVGTKLAQGAANDAVFKERRTYSGAADILGVPYFTIYEPIIQKSDNAVIGILYVGIKQSDFLTVIDEMIRNNVLAGIVIAAIGGALLFWLTRRTLRPLGQLKDSMLKLAAGDLASEPPKLRSGDEVSAMADAVAVLRKAAIEKARLETEATEQSERSDAERRSNQAERERAAEQQRDHAQQQEAIVRALAAGLERLAQADLTCRLEDAFPAEYEQLRADFNEAVDRLSATVSTIQVTASEVGIAAREINTGADDLSKRTEEQASSLEETAATTEELAASVKASAQGARQAAAVAEEAMQAAQDGGAIAGEAVSAMARIEDASKKISEIVSVIDGIAFQTNLLALNAAVEAARAGDAGKGFAVVASEVRTLAQRSGEAAKDISGLISSSNTEVEQGVRLVRRAGDSLEKILAASQKVTGTIQEISAASAEQAHGIDEMSQAIAHLDEMTQANAALAEQSAASAGALSGRIGELNTLVASFRTGNATHGAMAAPAPAFAGPGTRPAARSAAMPAMRVPARSAGTAPHAAGAADRSSGQAPEPERLRQLAEAAFAQSKAAAPQRAPTQPRKAANGRANDTGWEEF, encoded by the coding sequence GTGAAGAAGCTCGCCTCCCTCTGGCTACCCATCTCCAATCGGCTCGCGATCGTCGGCCTCGCCATCTTCGCTGCCGCGATTGCGGCGTCGGTGATCGTCTCGATCCGCGCGGCCGACAGCGCCATGCGCGAGCGGGCTCAAGCCAGCCTGACCGTCAACATCAACCTGCTGCGGGATATTCTCACCGCCAAGGGCGAGCCACGGCTGGAGGGCGACAAGCTCTATTTCGGATCTGAGCTGGTCAACGGCAACTTTGCCGCCGTGGACAAGGTCAAGGCGCTCTCCGGTGGCACCGCGACGGTGTTCATGGGCGACACGCGCGTCTCGACCAACGTCCAGAAGCCGGATGGCGGGCGCGCGGTCGGAACCAAGCTGGCGCAAGGTGCAGCCAACGACGCCGTGTTCAAGGAACGCCGTACCTATTCCGGGGCCGCCGATATCCTTGGTGTCCCCTATTTCACCATCTACGAGCCGATCATCCAGAAATCGGACAATGCGGTGATCGGCATCCTCTATGTCGGCATCAAGCAGTCGGATTTCCTTACCGTCATCGACGAGATGATCCGCAATAACGTCTTGGCCGGTATCGTGATCGCCGCGATCGGCGGGGCGCTGCTGTTCTGGCTGACGCGCCGGACATTGAGACCGCTCGGCCAGCTCAAGGATTCGATGCTGAAGCTGGCAGCCGGCGATCTCGCCAGCGAACCACCGAAGCTGCGCAGCGGCGACGAGGTCTCGGCCATGGCCGATGCGGTCGCCGTCCTGCGCAAGGCAGCGATCGAAAAAGCGCGACTGGAGACTGAAGCGACGGAGCAATCGGAGCGCAGCGATGCCGAACGCCGCAGCAACCAGGCCGAGCGCGAGCGCGCGGCAGAGCAGCAGCGCGACCATGCACAGCAACAGGAAGCGATCGTTCGCGCCCTTGCCGCCGGGCTGGAGCGGCTTGCCCAGGCAGACCTGACCTGCCGGCTCGAAGACGCCTTTCCCGCCGAATACGAGCAGTTGCGCGCCGACTTCAACGAAGCCGTCGATCGGCTCTCCGCCACGGTGTCGACGATCCAGGTGACGGCTTCCGAGGTCGGCATTGCGGCGCGCGAGATCAACACGGGCGCAGACGACCTGTCGAAGCGCACCGAGGAGCAGGCCTCCTCGCTCGAGGAGACGGCGGCGACGACCGAGGAGCTGGCGGCCTCGGTGAAAGCTTCGGCCCAGGGCGCGCGCCAGGCGGCGGCGGTCGCCGAGGAGGCGATGCAGGCGGCGCAGGATGGCGGCGCCATCGCCGGCGAGGCGGTCAGCGCCATGGCGCGGATCGAGGACGCCTCCAAGAAAATCTCCGAGATCGTCTCGGTCATCGACGGCATCGCTTTCCAGACCAATCTGCTGGCCCTCAACGCCGCAGTCGAGGCGGCCAGGGCCGGCGACGCTGGCAAAGGCTTCGCCGTCGTCGCCTCGGAGGTGCGCACGCTCGCCCAGCGCTCGGGGGAAGCCGCCAAGGACATCTCCGGGCTGATATCGTCCTCCAATACCGAGGTCGAGCAGGGCGTCCGGCTGGTGCGCCGGGCGGGTGACTCGCTCGAAAAGATCCTGGCGGCCTCGCAGAAGGTCACTGGCACGATCCAGGAAATCTCGGCGGCTTCCGCCGAACAGGCCCATGGCATCGACGAGATGAGCCAGGCGATCGCCCATCTCGACGAGATGACGCAGGCCAATGCGGCGCTGGCCGAACAGAGCGCCGCCTCGGCCGGGGCGCTGTCGGGCCGGATCGGCGAGCTCAACACGCTGGTGGCGAGCTTCCGCACCGGGAACGCCACGCACGGCGCCATGGCGGCGCCCGCGCCGGCCTTCGCCGGCCCCGGGACGCGCCCGGCTGCCAGATCTGCTGCGATGCCTGCGATGCGCGTGCCCGCACGATCCGCGGGCACCGCACCGCATGCTGCCGGCGCGGCCGATCGCAGCAGCGGCCAGGCGCCCGAGCCGGAGCGGCTGCGCCAACTCGCCGAGGCCGCCTTCGCCCAGAGCAAAGCTGCTGCGCCCCAGCGCGCCCCGACTCAGCCCCGCAAGGCCGCAAACGGGCGCGCAAATGACACAGGATGGGAGGAGTTCTAG
- a CDS encoding AraC family transcriptional regulator — protein sequence MSQVEELARLIARFAPSDGVHQTAIPRLKVVRLSQPSEPMHGLHEPALCIIAQGAKQVILGDQIYRYDAAHCLVVSLDLPVIGQVIEATPEEPYLCVKLELDPAAIGALMLEAPPLTERELSSGPGLTVGPMTPALRDAVIRLTGLLEAPADIAVLAPLVEREILYRLLTGEQAARLRQIAVAESKLQQVNRAIAWIKRNYRSPFSVEIVAAEARMSPSALHQHFKAVTAMSPLQYQKQLRLQEARRLILAKAHDAASAGFQVGYESPSQFSREYSRLFGAPPLRDVARLRGASAADAA from the coding sequence ATGTCCCAGGTCGAGGAACTCGCCAGGCTGATCGCGCGCTTTGCGCCGAGCGACGGCGTCCACCAGACCGCGATCCCGCGCTTGAAGGTCGTCCGTCTCTCGCAACCCAGCGAGCCGATGCATGGCCTGCACGAGCCGGCGCTCTGCATCATCGCCCAGGGCGCCAAGCAGGTGATCCTGGGCGACCAGATCTATCGCTACGACGCCGCCCATTGCCTCGTCGTCTCGCTCGACCTGCCGGTCATCGGCCAGGTGATCGAGGCGACGCCGGAAGAGCCCTATCTCTGCGTCAAGCTCGAGCTCGATCCGGCCGCCATCGGTGCGCTGATGCTGGAAGCGCCGCCGCTGACCGAGCGGGAATTGTCATCCGGTCCGGGCCTGACAGTCGGCCCGATGACGCCGGCCTTGCGCGACGCTGTGATCAGGCTGACCGGCTTGTTGGAGGCTCCCGCAGACATTGCGGTGCTCGCGCCGCTGGTCGAGCGCGAAATCCTCTATCGCCTGCTGACCGGAGAGCAGGCGGCGCGCCTGCGCCAGATCGCGGTGGCGGAGAGCAAGCTGCAGCAGGTCAATCGCGCCATCGCCTGGATCAAGCGCAACTACCGCAGCCCCTTCAGCGTCGAGATCGTCGCGGCGGAAGCGCGGATGAGCCCTTCGGCGCTGCACCAGCATTTCAAGGCGGTGACGGCGATGAGCCCGCTGCAATACCAGAAGCAACTGCGCCTGCAGGAAGCGCGCCGGCTGATCCTGGCCAAGGCGCATGACGCTGCCTCGGCCGGATTCCAGGTCGGCTATGAGAGCCCCTCGCAGTTCAGCCGGGAATATAGCCGCCTGTTCGGTGCCCCGCCGCTGCGCGACGTCGCGCGCCTGCGCGGCGCCTCGGCAGCCGACGCCGCCTAG
- a CDS encoding Atu4866 domain-containing protein yields MPFNQVFQSLGAIASIIVPAKPSVRPLEIDLELPEPLTKAELAVLGRWVSEDGAIRLDLRPNGRFGKQRDQAPGHGGRYEVDASQLYFESDAGHVWSGELRRGQLAFGEKRFRRTLQLDPARLIQSDR; encoded by the coding sequence ATGCCCTTCAACCAGGTCTTCCAGTCGCTCGGCGCGATCGCGTCAATCATCGTGCCGGCCAAGCCGTCGGTTCGTCCGCTCGAGATCGATCTCGAGCTTCCGGAGCCGCTGACGAAGGCCGAGCTCGCCGTGCTCGGCCGCTGGGTCAGCGAGGATGGCGCCATCCGGCTCGATCTTCGTCCCAATGGCCGCTTCGGCAAGCAGCGCGATCAGGCGCCGGGTCATGGCGGCCGCTACGAGGTGGATGCGTCGCAGCTCTATTTCGAGAGCGACGCCGGCCATGTCTGGAGCGGCGAATTGCGCCGCGGCCAGCTCGCTTTCGGCGAGAAGCGCTTCCGCCGGACCCTGCAGCTGGACCCGGCCAGACTGATTCAATCTGACCGGTAA
- a CDS encoding NAD(P)-dependent oxidoreductase, which yields MKIALIGATGFIGSRLLAELTSRGHQVTAIVRNPEKVPQGAGIVAKKGDVYDKDGLAALLAGHDAVISAVHYTASDPAVLLAAVKQSGVKRYLVVGGAGSLEVAPGVKLFDTKEFPAIYLDEARKGGAYLDQLKGESDLDWTFLSPSALIEPGVRTGQFRLGKDRLLVDGKGQSRISAEDYAVALVDELEKPAHTRQRFTVGY from the coding sequence ATGAAGATTGCTCTCATCGGCGCCACCGGCTTCATCGGCTCGCGCCTGCTCGCCGAGCTGACCAGCCGCGGCCACCAGGTCACCGCCATCGTCCGCAATCCCGAAAAGGTGCCGCAGGGCGCCGGTATCGTGGCGAAGAAGGGCGATGTCTACGACAAGGACGGGCTCGCGGCCCTGCTTGCCGGCCATGACGCGGTGATCAGCGCCGTGCACTATACCGCCAGCGATCCGGCGGTTCTGCTCGCGGCGGTGAAGCAGTCCGGCGTGAAGCGCTATCTCGTCGTCGGCGGCGCCGGTAGTCTCGAGGTCGCGCCGGGCGTGAAGCTGTTCGACACCAAGGAATTCCCGGCGATCTATCTCGACGAGGCCAGGAAGGGCGGCGCCTATCTTGATCAGCTGAAGGGCGAGAGCGACCTCGACTGGACCTTCCTCTCGCCCTCCGCCTTGATCGAGCCGGGCGTGCGCACCGGCCAGTTCCGGCTCGGCAAGGACCGGCTCCTGGTCGACGGCAAGGGGCAGAGCCGGATCTCGGCCGAGGACTATGCCGTTGCCTTGGTCGATGAACTGGAGAAGCCGGCGCATACGCGCCAGCGCTTTACGGTCGGCTACTGA
- the pnp gene encoding polyribonucleotide nucleotidyltransferase has product MFDVQTEELIWGGRKLVLETGKIARQADAAVLATYGETVVLATVVSAKSPKAGIDFFPLTVNYQEKTFAAGRIPGGYFKREGRPTEKETLVSRLIDRPIRPLFVEGYRNETQVVCTVLQHDLENDPDIVAMVAASAALTLSGVPFMGPVGAARVGYVDGAYKLNPLVDEIKESQLDLVVAGTPDAVLMVESEAKQLSEEIMLGAVMFGHKHFQPVIDAIIRLAEKAAKEPRDYVPADNSVVLDAVLKLVDADIRAAYKITTKAERYKALDAAKAKVQALVSETPDGKTTFTKEQVGGQFKEAQAKVVRWTILDDGVRIDGRDLKTVRKIVSEAGILPRTHGSALFTRGETQALVVTTLGTGDDEQFIDSLEGTYKETFLLHYNFPPYSVGEAGRMGSPGRREIGHGKLAWRAIRPMLPAKSEFPYTIRVVSEITESNGSSSMATVCGTSLALMDAGVPLKAPVAGIAMGLILEGERFAVLSDILGDEDHLGDMDFKVAGTAEGITSLQMDIKIAGITEEIMKVALDQAKGGRDHILGEMNKALSASRGQLGEYAPRIETMKIPVDKIREVIGSGGKVIREIVEKTGAKVNIEDDGTIKIASADGKSIEAAIKWIKSIVSEAEPGMIYDGSVVKVMEFGAFVNFFGAKDGLVHISELAPRRVQKVQDVVKEGDKVKVKFLGMDERGKVRLSMKVVDQTTGEDITEKLKAEREAEKSRERQGAED; this is encoded by the coding sequence ATGTTCGATGTTCAAACCGAAGAGCTGATCTGGGGCGGGCGCAAGCTCGTGCTCGAAACCGGCAAGATCGCCCGCCAGGCTGATGCCGCCGTGCTCGCCACCTATGGCGAGACCGTCGTGCTCGCGACTGTCGTCTCCGCCAAATCGCCCAAGGCCGGGATCGACTTCTTCCCGCTGACCGTGAACTACCAGGAAAAGACCTTCGCCGCCGGCCGCATCCCGGGTGGCTATTTCAAGCGCGAGGGACGCCCGACCGAGAAGGAGACGCTGGTTTCGCGCCTGATCGACCGGCCGATCCGCCCGCTCTTCGTCGAAGGCTATCGCAACGAGACGCAGGTCGTCTGCACCGTGCTGCAGCATGACCTCGAGAACGATCCCGACATCGTCGCCATGGTCGCTGCCTCCGCCGCCCTGACCCTGTCCGGCGTGCCGTTCATGGGCCCGGTCGGCGCTGCACGCGTCGGCTACGTCGACGGTGCCTACAAGCTCAACCCGCTGGTCGACGAGATCAAGGAATCGCAGCTCGACCTCGTCGTCGCCGGCACGCCCGACGCCGTCCTGATGGTCGAGTCGGAGGCCAAGCAGCTCTCCGAGGAGATCATGCTCGGCGCCGTGATGTTCGGCCACAAGCACTTCCAGCCGGTGATCGACGCGATCATCCGCCTGGCCGAGAAGGCCGCCAAGGAGCCGCGCGACTACGTGCCGGCCGACAACTCGGTCGTGCTCGACGCCGTGCTCAAGCTGGTCGATGCGGATATCCGCGCTGCCTACAAGATCACTACCAAGGCCGAGCGCTACAAGGCTCTCGACGCCGCCAAGGCCAAGGTTCAGGCGCTCGTCTCCGAGACGCCGGACGGCAAGACCACCTTCACCAAGGAGCAGGTCGGCGGCCAGTTCAAGGAAGCGCAGGCCAAGGTCGTGCGCTGGACCATCCTCGACGACGGCGTCCGCATCGACGGCCGCGACCTGAAGACGGTCCGCAAGATCGTCTCGGAAGCCGGCATCCTGCCGCGCACCCACGGCTCGGCGCTGTTCACCCGCGGCGAGACCCAGGCGCTGGTCGTGACCACGCTCGGCACCGGCGATGACGAGCAGTTCATCGACTCGCTGGAAGGCACCTACAAGGAGACCTTCCTGCTGCACTACAACTTCCCTCCCTATTCGGTGGGTGAAGCCGGCCGCATGGGTTCGCCCGGCCGCCGCGAAATCGGCCATGGCAAGCTCGCCTGGCGCGCCATTCGCCCGATGCTGCCGGCGAAGTCGGAGTTCCCCTACACGATCCGTGTCGTCTCGGAGATCACCGAGTCGAACGGCTCCTCCTCGATGGCCACCGTCTGCGGCACCTCGCTGGCGCTGATGGATGCCGGCGTGCCGCTGAAGGCGCCGGTCGCGGGCATCGCCATGGGCCTGATCCTGGAAGGCGAGCGCTTCGCGGTGCTCTCCGACATCCTCGGTGACGAGGACCATCTCGGCGACATGGACTTCAAGGTCGCCGGCACCGCCGAGGGCATCACCTCGCTGCAGATGGACATCAAGATCGCGGGGATCACCGAGGAGATCATGAAGGTCGCCCTCGACCAGGCCAAGGGCGGTCGTGATCACATCCTCGGCGAGATGAACAAGGCGCTGTCGGCCTCGCGTGGCCAGCTCGGCGAGTATGCGCCGCGCATCGAGACGATGAAGATCCCGGTCGACAAGATCCGCGAAGTCATCGGTTCGGGCGGCAAGGTCATCCGCGAGATCGTCGAGAAGACCGGCGCCAAGGTCAACATCGAGGACGACGGCACCATCAAGATCGCCTCGGCCGACGGCAAGTCGATCGAAGCGGCGATCAAGTGGATCAAGTCGATCGTCTCCGAGGCCGAGCCGGGCATGATCTATGACGGCTCCGTCGTGAAGGTTATGGAGTTCGGCGCCTTCGTGAACTTCTTCGGCGCCAAGGACGGTCTCGTCCACATCTCGGAGCTGGCCCCGCGTCGGGTCCAGAAGGTGCAGGACGTCGTCAAGGAAGGCGACAAGGTCAAGGTCAAGTTCCTCGGCATGGACGAGCGCGGCAAGGTGCGCCTGTCGATGAAGGTGGTCGACCAGACCACCGGTGAGGACATCACCGAGAAGCTGAAGGCGGAGCGCGAGGCTGAGAAGTCCCGCGAGCGCCAGGGCGCGGAAGACTGA
- the rpsO gene encoding 30S ribosomal protein S15 → MSITAERKTALIKEHATKPNDTGSPEVQVAILTERINNLTGHFKSHTKDNHSRRGLLKLVSQRRSLLDYLRGKEEARYKTLIEKLGIRR, encoded by the coding sequence ATGTCGATCACTGCCGAGCGCAAGACCGCGCTCATCAAGGAACACGCCACCAAGCCGAACGACACCGGCTCGCCGGAAGTCCAGGTCGCGATCCTCACCGAGCGCATCAACAACCTGACCGGCCACTTCAAGTCCCACACCAAGGACAACCATTCGCGTCGCGGCCTGCTCAAGCTGGTCTCGCAGCGCCGCTCCCTGCTCGACTACCTCAGGGGCAAGGAAGAAGCGCGCTACAAGACGCTGATCGAGAAGCTCGGCATCCGCCGCTGA